Within Candidatus Omnitrophota bacterium, the genomic segment GGTCTTGCTGGAGAAAGAAAGTCTTCAATCCCGGTTTAATTCCATCGATGAGCTGAAAAAAGCGATCAAGGAACTGCGGATAGGCAAGCGAAATCCCCCAACGGAAAAAAAAACAATTAACGAGGTAAAGAAATCCCCCGAGGCAAACAAATCTCCCGACGGAAACGGTGGATTTATAGTCAAAGACGGTAAATTCACCTATCTGTCCAGGGTCCGGATAGAAGTAGAGCCTCTTTCCAGTCCAAGCCAATGAAAGAAATATTCGCGCAGTTGTGGCAAAATAAGATATTTATGACCACGGTCTCCAGCTGGATCATCGCGCAGACGATCAAGGTGATCATCGGGGTATTCCGTTACAAGAAGCTGGATTTTCGCTGGTTCGTGGGGACGGGGGGGATGCCGTCCAGCCATTCAGCAGGCGCATCGTGCCTGGCTACTGCCTGTGGGCTATCCTACGGGTTTGACAGCGTTTATTTCGCCCTGGCTGCCTCATTCACTATTGTGGTTATGTTCGACGCGCAGGGTGTGCGTCGGGCGTCGGGAAAGCAGGCGAAGATCCTGAACAAGATAATGGAGGATATATATTGGCAGGGGAAGATCGAAGAAGGCCGGCTGCGTGAATTGATCGGCCATACCCCTATTGAGGTTATCGGCGGTTTTATCCTGGGCGTGTTGATCGCGTTCCTGGCGAGATAAAAACCCGGGGATTCTATAGAAGTCAAAAGGAGGCTCCCGTGAATAGAAGATCAATGGCGATTGTTGTTGTGATATCCATCGCCGCGGCTGTTGGAATATTCTTTAGTTTTCAAAGGCCCGGCGGGAAAGGGAACGCCGTCACCAGCGGGTCCGGGGCTGTTTCCAGCCTGCTTTTCGAGGCTAAGAACCTGGAGGCGCAGGGCAACTTTCTGGCCAGCTCAAATATTTATAAAAGACTTATCGGAGAATTCCCGAATTCCCGCGAAGTCCTGGACTGGCAGAAGAAATTGGAGAGCATGAATATCAAGTTATTGTTCCTGCCGGTTATAACGCCCCGGAGCATTGAATATGAGATCAAACCCGGTGATTCGCTGGAAAAGATCGCCCGGGGATATAAGACCACCCCGGAATTGATCGCTAAGAGCAATAATATATTCGGGGATAAGATCTTTCCAGGGAAAAAGATAAAAGTATGGACCGCCCCGTTCAGCATAGTGGTGGATAAGTCCGGGAACACCCTTATTTTAAAAAGCGAAGAAGAGATCATAAAGACTTATGTTGTAGCCACAGGCACGAACAATATTACCCCTGTGGGAACATTTAAGATAATCGAAA encodes:
- a CDS encoding L,D-transpeptidase family protein; this translates as MNRRSMAIVVVISIAAAVGIFFSFQRPGGKGNAVTSGSGAVSSLLFEAKNLEAQGNFLASSNIYKRLIGEFPNSREVLDWQKKLESMNIKLLFLPVITPRSIEYEIKPGDSLEKIARGYKTTPELIAKSNNIFGDKIFPGKKIKVWTAPFSIVVDKSGNTLILKSEEEIIKTYVVATGTNNITPVGTFKIIEKIVSPTWYKGGKGIPAGSPENILGSRWMGLDREGYGIHGTTDPKTLGSQVTAGCVRMANQDVEELYIIVPKGTEVTIVD
- a CDS encoding divergent PAP2 family protein, which gives rise to MKEIFAQLWQNKIFMTTVSSWIIAQTIKVIIGVFRYKKLDFRWFVGTGGMPSSHSAGASCLATACGLSYGFDSVYFALAASFTIVVMFDAQGVRRASGKQAKILNKIMEDIYWQGKIEEGRLRELIGHTPIEVIGGFILGVLIAFLAR